One window of the Marinilactibacillus sp. Marseille-P9653 genome contains the following:
- a CDS encoding 50S ribosomal protein L25, whose protein sequence is MKITATKRTETGTSASKKARSEGKVPAAIYGKDVDTVSVLLNQKELQDTLREVGSNGVFEVDVEGETYQVFVKEQKSAAIKPILFHVDLLAFTKGQKVTMSIPVYITGEEEIAEGYVSQSISELEVDVAPASAPSEYTVDVSKMTIGDSISAGDIELDAETTLLTDADSTVVSISAPDAVEEETTETSDEMPEPEVIGESKEDSE, encoded by the coding sequence ATGAAAATTACAGCTACTAAACGTACTGAAACAGGTACATCAGCATCAAAGAAAGCAAGAAGTGAAGGTAAAGTACCAGCAGCAATCTATGGTAAAGACGTAGATACAGTTTCTGTATTGCTTAACCAGAAAGAATTACAAGATACGCTTCGTGAAGTTGGATCAAATGGAGTTTTTGAAGTAGATGTTGAAGGCGAAACTTACCAAGTATTCGTTAAAGAACAAAAATCTGCAGCAATCAAGCCAATCTTGTTCCACGTTGACTTACTTGCGTTCACTAAAGGACAAAAAGTTACAATGTCAATTCCAGTTTACATCACTGGTGAAGAAGAAATTGCTGAGGGATATGTTTCTCAATCAATCTCTGAATTAGAAGTTGACGTAGCTCCTGCTAGTGCACCTTCAGAATATACTGTAGATGTTTCTAAAATGACTATCGGTGACAGCATTTCTGCTGGCGATATCGAGTTAGATGCTGAAACGACATTATTAACTGACGCTGACTCAACAGTTGTTTCTATCTCAGCTCCAGATGCAGTTGAAGAAGAAACTACTGAAACTTCAGACGAAATGCCTGAACCAGAAGTTATCGGTGAATCTAAAGAAGATTCTGAATAA
- a CDS encoding PD-(D/E)XK nuclease family protein: protein MSLQFVIGRAHTEKETALISEMKKIMDQDSTAQVFYLVPDHIKFETEITVLQYLKSLQENPKDYTGMINLQVFSISRLAWYFLQDNAVYNQTQLTETGLSMLVRKLVKDNETSLSIFRGESTQQGFIEKLTSLFMEMRNGRINIEDLEKLSGSEEMDATRGNDFKQKIADIQLLFQSFNEQLINQYIEKEDIIKVLIEEIKTRDMSNTTIYINHYQNFSAQEQELLIELIRSCKNVVISLVLDQKYAVEPPELTHLFYETGMTYYRLYQHALQERLPVLNDRLLTEVSDHRCEEINHLEDFWVKSSIGSAIRIPDQRIEMDECIEIWGAETKQAEILHVANRIRKMVLQEGYRYKDIMIMSRAIESYKTVIEPTFQENDISLFIDEADTMSGHPLVELIQSLLLIFKRNWRYEDVMRFLRTELFVPHLKNTTIPKDVELRIPYLKQAHSDWRREVDLTENVMLAYGYEGSAWTRDKEWIYARFQIEDMEEQLDSDKQTQAIANKVRVIVRETLLPFFKRVQKVKTNRDAARLLYQFLVNNGIDNQILFWRDQSLESGDLVEARKHEQVWGTFMNMLDEFVDVLGDEEWSIDSFLTILETGFEQATYSIVPPSIDQVMLTSFDKERVRTKKVVFILGMTDQVLPMNRENDSILTDEDREKIQSVLPMDRFLSPATQSMMASEPLAAYRAFMNASDKLIFSFPVKQESGTDNRISPYIQRIADYLSVPIQSKLADSHLIYDQDFNKIMPFIGSRKQTIGQLNTILREGIDQDTLPNVFWLSLYEKLRDKESFFENRVFSSLDHKNIPVPLTNDLAEQLYGKDLYLSVSQLESFYLDPYSHFLQYGLRLKERSIQELTPTETGNFFHDALDSIFKLIVSRDLNVKDLDDKTLARLTDEALNELYEKNQFRLLSMSNRMQFIRDQLGKTVKRMMWAISKQNKRSHSTPKKSEIQFGRIGNTSGIPGLAFPLNNGGQIHVRGKIDRLDTMEVDHNLYLSIVDYKSSQHSFKYDELFYGLMMQMITYLDTAVEFSPVLLGQQAKPAGAFYAQVKNPYLKSKEANEEEWMSALLKEFKLNGLAINDEEVLSNLDLTLEAGSHSLVYPINQLKNGTLKGRGLITTEELDLLMKHNRKLIVDAGNQILTGKNMLMPFIEKRQFTPSVSGPYKAISQFDVLLEENNYRHFEDIPDKKELIHRISNKLIIPGEESI from the coding sequence ATGAGTCTTCAATTTGTTATTGGAAGAGCACATACTGAGAAAGAAACGGCTTTGATCAGCGAGATGAAAAAAATCATGGATCAAGATTCTACTGCCCAAGTATTTTATCTCGTACCCGATCATATCAAGTTCGAGACGGAAATCACCGTACTTCAATACTTAAAAAGCCTTCAAGAGAATCCAAAAGACTACACAGGTATGATCAACCTTCAAGTGTTTAGTATTAGTCGTTTAGCCTGGTATTTTTTACAGGATAATGCGGTATATAATCAGACTCAATTAACAGAAACCGGACTTTCTATGCTTGTAAGAAAGCTTGTTAAAGATAATGAGACCTCTCTCAGTATATTCAGAGGCGAAAGCACACAGCAGGGATTTATTGAAAAGCTGACTTCGCTTTTCATGGAAATGAGAAATGGACGAATCAATATCGAAGATTTAGAAAAGTTATCTGGCTCTGAAGAAATGGATGCTACTAGAGGTAATGATTTCAAACAAAAGATTGCAGATATTCAGTTATTATTTCAGTCATTCAATGAGCAACTGATAAACCAATATATCGAAAAAGAAGATATCATTAAAGTCTTGATTGAAGAAATCAAAACGCGAGATATGTCTAATACGACGATTTATATTAATCACTACCAAAATTTCTCAGCTCAAGAACAAGAACTCCTGATAGAATTGATTCGGTCTTGCAAAAATGTTGTTATTTCACTCGTTCTTGATCAGAAATACGCAGTTGAACCCCCAGAACTGACACACTTATTCTATGAAACAGGTATGACTTACTACCGACTCTATCAGCATGCTTTGCAGGAACGTTTGCCGGTTTTGAACGATCGCTTGCTAACAGAGGTGAGTGATCATAGATGTGAAGAAATCAATCATTTAGAAGATTTCTGGGTTAAAAGTTCTATTGGCTCAGCTATCAGAATCCCTGATCAAAGGATTGAAATGGATGAGTGTATTGAAATTTGGGGTGCAGAAACAAAGCAAGCTGAAATACTTCATGTAGCCAATAGAATTAGAAAAATGGTTTTGCAAGAAGGGTATCGATATAAAGATATTATGATTATGAGTCGAGCCATCGAGTCCTATAAGACAGTCATTGAACCGACGTTTCAGGAAAATGATATTTCACTCTTTATTGATGAAGCAGATACAATGTCCGGTCATCCACTTGTTGAGCTCATACAAAGTCTCTTACTGATCTTCAAGAGAAATTGGAGATATGAAGATGTGATGCGCTTTTTAAGAACTGAATTATTTGTACCACATTTAAAAAATACGACTATACCAAAGGATGTAGAGCTTCGAATCCCTTACTTGAAGCAAGCTCATTCAGATTGGCGAAGAGAAGTGGATCTGACAGAGAATGTCATGCTCGCTTATGGTTATGAAGGATCAGCATGGACTAGGGATAAGGAATGGATTTATGCTCGCTTTCAGATTGAAGATATGGAAGAACAGTTGGATTCAGACAAACAAACTCAAGCAATTGCTAATAAAGTGAGAGTGATTGTAAGAGAAACCTTACTCCCTTTTTTTAAACGAGTCCAAAAAGTTAAGACCAATCGTGATGCAGCAAGACTTCTTTATCAATTTCTAGTCAATAACGGTATAGATAATCAAATTCTGTTCTGGCGCGATCAGTCACTAGAAAGCGGAGACCTTGTAGAAGCGCGGAAACATGAACAAGTTTGGGGCACATTCATGAACATGCTAGATGAATTTGTCGATGTGCTGGGGGACGAAGAATGGTCGATCGATTCGTTTCTAACGATATTAGAAACGGGATTTGAACAAGCGACTTATAGTATTGTACCGCCGAGCATCGATCAAGTAATGCTGACCAGTTTCGATAAAGAACGTGTCCGTACGAAAAAAGTGGTTTTCATTCTGGGAATGACTGATCAAGTATTGCCAATGAATCGTGAAAATGACTCCATCTTGACCGATGAAGATCGAGAAAAGATTCAATCTGTCTTACCAATGGATCGTTTCCTTTCTCCAGCCACTCAATCGATGATGGCTTCTGAACCGTTAGCAGCCTACAGAGCTTTTATGAATGCTTCAGATAAGCTGATTTTTAGCTTTCCAGTTAAACAAGAAAGTGGTACTGATAATCGCATTAGTCCTTATATTCAAAGAATAGCCGATTATCTATCTGTACCTATTCAATCGAAACTTGCTGACAGTCACTTAATCTATGATCAAGATTTCAATAAAATTATGCCTTTTATAGGTTCTAGAAAACAAACGATTGGTCAATTAAATACCATCCTAAGAGAAGGTATCGATCAAGATACACTACCTAATGTATTTTGGCTCAGTTTATATGAAAAGCTTCGAGATAAAGAAAGCTTTTTTGAGAACAGAGTATTTAGCAGTTTAGATCATAAAAATATTCCGGTACCATTGACTAATGACTTGGCTGAACAGCTTTACGGGAAAGACCTTTACCTTTCTGTCTCGCAGTTAGAAAGTTTCTACCTTGATCCTTACAGTCATTTCTTGCAATATGGTCTTCGGTTAAAAGAGCGTTCTATTCAAGAACTGACACCTACTGAAACCGGTAATTTCTTCCATGATGCGTTGGATTCTATCTTTAAACTGATTGTATCTCGAGATTTAAACGTTAAGGATCTCGATGACAAAACACTTGCTAGATTAACAGATGAGGCTCTAAACGAACTTTACGAAAAAAATCAGTTCCGATTACTTTCGATGTCTAATAGAATGCAGTTCATAAGGGATCAATTAGGTAAAACGGTAAAGAGAATGATGTGGGCGATTAGTAAACAAAATAAACGTAGTCATTCAACCCCTAAAAAATCTGAAATTCAATTCGGCCGAATCGGTAATACTAGTGGCATTCCAGGATTGGCTTTCCCTTTGAATAACGGTGGTCAAATCCACGTACGTGGTAAGATCGATCGCCTTGATACAATGGAAGTAGATCATAACTTGTATTTGAGCATAGTGGATTATAAATCTAGTCAGCATTCTTTCAAATATGATGAACTTTTCTATGGTTTAATGATGCAGATGATCACTTATCTGGATACAGCTGTTGAATTTTCCCCAGTATTATTAGGTCAACAAGCCAAGCCCGCTGGTGCTTTCTATGCACAAGTAAAGAACCCTTATCTCAAGTCTAAAGAAGCAAATGAAGAAGAGTGGATGAGTGCATTATTAAAAGAATTCAAATTGAATGGACTTGCGATCAACGATGAAGAAGTTTTAAGTAATCTAGATTTAACACTTGAAGCCGGTAGCCATTCTCTTGTCTATCCAATCAACCAGTTAAAGAATGGGACCCTTAAAGGGAGAGGTCTGATCACAACTGAAGAACTGGATCTTCTAATGAAGCATAATCGAAAATTGATTGTGGATGCAGGGAACCAGATTCTAACCGGTAAAAATATGTTGATGCCTTTTATTGAAAAAAGACAATTTACACCCTCTGTAAGTGGTCCTTATAAAGCTATTTCACAGTTTGACGTTTTACTTGAAGAAAATAATTATCGTCATTTTGAAGATATTCCGGATAAAAAAGAATTGATTCACCGAATTTCTAATAAATTGATTATTCCAGGAGAGGAGTCTATTTAA
- a CDS encoding Nif3-like dinuclear metal center hexameric protein: MKEVQVQDIIHEMERFAPPHLAENWDPIGLSFGSKETVVKKVLIALDVDAHTIKEAESHVVDLILTHHPAIFKSLKTLNDEDSRRKEFIQLIQSDIAVYSAHTNIDAAEYGMNEWLADALNFPKEREIVSEVYEAAYKKIAVFVPKDSSETVRQAIHAAGAGEVGAYKDVSYDIAGTGHFTPQEGAEPNRGEINQQKSVDEVRIEMMFPEDKTSAILQSLVQAHPYEEPVFDLYTIENQKQTFGYGRIGTMNQTTEEMISSVKSAFNVDHLRYSSYDLSRKHKKVAIFGGSGEDYYKEAQRKGVTLFITGDVSYHGAQDMLRDGMDVIDPGHFIESIFISKMSEVLNTWKDSLEWDLEIIEASSQKDVFDFK, from the coding sequence GTGAAAGAGGTCCAAGTCCAAGATATCATACATGAGATGGAACGATTTGCACCGCCTCACTTAGCGGAAAACTGGGACCCTATCGGATTATCGTTTGGTTCAAAAGAAACGGTTGTCAAGAAAGTGCTCATTGCCCTAGACGTAGATGCACATACCATTAAAGAAGCTGAAAGTCATGTAGTTGACCTTATTTTGACGCATCATCCCGCTATCTTTAAATCTTTGAAAACTTTGAATGATGAAGATAGTCGTCGAAAAGAATTTATTCAATTAATTCAGTCTGATATCGCGGTGTACTCTGCTCATACAAATATAGATGCCGCTGAATACGGAATGAATGAGTGGCTTGCGGATGCTTTGAATTTTCCTAAAGAAAGAGAGATTGTTTCTGAAGTATATGAGGCAGCTTATAAAAAAATCGCAGTATTCGTTCCTAAAGATTCATCTGAAACGGTTCGACAAGCTATACATGCTGCAGGTGCAGGCGAAGTGGGAGCCTACAAAGATGTTTCTTATGATATAGCTGGAACAGGTCATTTCACACCCCAGGAAGGAGCAGAACCAAATAGAGGCGAGATCAATCAGCAGAAGTCTGTCGATGAAGTCAGGATTGAAATGATGTTTCCAGAAGATAAAACGTCAGCTATCTTACAGTCTCTTGTTCAAGCACATCCTTATGAAGAACCTGTTTTTGATTTGTATACGATTGAAAACCAAAAACAAACATTTGGTTACGGTAGGATTGGAACAATGAACCAGACGACTGAAGAAATGATTTCATCAGTAAAATCTGCTTTTAATGTTGATCACTTAAGATATAGTAGCTATGATCTCTCAAGAAAACATAAAAAAGTCGCTATATTTGGTGGTTCTGGAGAAGACTACTATAAAGAAGCTCAAAGAAAAGGTGTCACTTTATTCATTACTGGAGATGTCTCTTACCATGGAGCGCAAGATATGTTAAGAGATGGAATGGATGTCATTGACCCTGGACATTTTATTGAATCGATTTTTATTTCAAAAATGTCTGAAGTACTCAATACATGGAAAGATTCGTTAGAGTGGGATCTTGAAATCATTGAAGCGTCTTCTCAAAAAGATGTTTTTGATTTCAAATAA
- a CDS encoding tRNA (adenine(22)-N(1))-methyltransferase TrmK, whose amino-acid sequence MESVQLSKRLERVAAYIPENARLADIGSDHAYLPCALVQRKAISFAVAGEVVKGPFEKALNEVKLRNLENQIEVRFGDGVEVIQLDDQITAISICGMGGALIRDILDRGLSQKKLSRTETLVLQPNVGEKTLRTFLMNQSYKIIAEEIVEENDKIYEIIVAEPSSESVTYTDHELTFGLFLLSNKTAVFKKKWLQELDKLHYILAQLNKSAQPDTDKQAKINKEITIIKETIQ is encoded by the coding sequence ATGGAATCTGTACAATTATCAAAACGACTAGAGCGTGTAGCGGCCTATATACCAGAAAATGCGAGGTTAGCAGATATCGGTTCTGATCATGCCTATCTTCCATGTGCATTAGTGCAACGTAAAGCGATTTCTTTTGCCGTTGCTGGAGAGGTTGTTAAAGGACCTTTTGAAAAAGCATTGAATGAAGTGAAACTAAGAAATCTTGAAAATCAAATTGAGGTTAGATTTGGAGATGGAGTAGAAGTCATTCAGTTAGATGATCAGATCACAGCCATTTCTATCTGTGGAATGGGCGGTGCTCTAATCAGAGATATTTTAGATAGAGGTCTGTCTCAGAAAAAACTTAGTAGAACAGAGACTTTAGTTCTTCAACCAAATGTCGGTGAAAAAACTTTGCGCACCTTTTTAATGAATCAAAGCTATAAAATAATAGCTGAAGAAATCGTAGAAGAAAATGATAAGATTTACGAGATTATCGTTGCTGAACCAAGTTCTGAAAGTGTCACGTACACCGACCACGAATTAACTTTTGGTCTTTTTCTTTTATCAAATAAAACTGCTGTATTTAAGAAAAAGTGGCTTCAAGAGTTAGATAAGCTTCATTATATTCTTGCTCAACTAAACAAGTCTGCGCAACCAGATACCGACAAACAAGCTAAAATCAACAAAGAAATTACGATCATAAAGGAGACGATTCAGTGA
- the pepT gene encoding peptidase T — MSSQLVDRFIKYVKINTRSDESSATVPSTQSQIDFSKMLMEDLKEIGLSEIEFNEKNGFVTASLETNTDKDVPTVGFIAHIDTADFNAENIQPQFHENYDGQKIVLNEEKSIVLSPEDFPNMKNYVGQTLITTDGNTLLGSDDKSGIVEIIGAVEYLLNHPEIEHGKVRIAFGPDEEIGTGADLFDTDHFAADFAYTVDGGPVGELEYESFNAASAELFIQGKNVHPGTAKDTMVNALKLAVELDTLLPQEEVPEKTDGRNGFYHLLGIEGTVEEAKMGYIIRDHSRELFEKKKQKLTSIVEELNKRFDQKRITLTLKDQYYNMREIIEKDMRSVEIADEAMRNLGIEPDVKPIRGGTDGSKISFMGLPTPNLFAGGENFHGRYEFVAVESMEKATDVIIEIIKLTSTK, encoded by the coding sequence ATGTCTAGTCAATTAGTTGATCGTTTTATCAAATATGTAAAAATCAATACGCGCTCTGATGAATCAAGCGCGACTGTTCCATCTACACAGTCACAAATTGATTTTTCAAAAATGCTTATGGAAGACTTAAAAGAAATTGGCCTAAGCGAAATTGAATTCAATGAGAAAAACGGCTTTGTAACAGCCTCTTTAGAAACGAATACGGATAAAGATGTTCCAACTGTTGGATTTATTGCACATATTGATACCGCAGATTTTAATGCCGAAAATATCCAACCTCAATTCCATGAAAATTACGATGGACAAAAAATCGTTTTAAACGAAGAAAAGTCTATTGTCTTATCACCAGAAGATTTTCCAAATATGAAAAACTATGTAGGCCAGACGTTAATTACAACTGATGGAAATACATTACTCGGTTCTGATGACAAATCAGGTATCGTAGAAATTATCGGTGCTGTAGAATACTTATTGAATCACCCTGAAATCGAACATGGTAAAGTCAGAATCGCTTTTGGTCCAGATGAAGAAATCGGCACTGGAGCTGACTTGTTCGATACGGATCACTTTGCAGCTGACTTCGCTTATACTGTAGACGGCGGACCTGTTGGTGAACTTGAATATGAAAGTTTTAATGCAGCCTCTGCAGAGTTGTTTATCCAAGGTAAGAACGTTCATCCAGGTACAGCTAAAGACACTATGGTCAATGCATTAAAATTAGCTGTTGAATTAGATACTTTACTTCCACAAGAAGAAGTACCTGAAAAAACAGACGGTAGAAATGGATTTTATCATCTTTTAGGAATCGAAGGTACTGTCGAAGAAGCTAAGATGGGTTATATTATACGTGATCACAGTCGTGAATTATTCGAGAAAAAGAAACAGAAACTGACTTCTATCGTTGAAGAGCTGAATAAACGTTTTGACCAAAAAAGAATCACTTTAACGTTGAAAGATCAGTATTATAATATGAGAGAAATCATTGAAAAAGACATGCGTTCAGTCGAAATCGCTGATGAAGCTATGCGTAACTTAGGTATTGAACCAGACGTTAAACCGATTCGAGGTGGAACAGACGGTTCTAAAATTTCATTTATGGGACTACCAACTCCAAATTTGTTCGCTGGAGGAGAAAACTTCCACGGTCGTTACGAATTTGTTGCGGTAGAAAGTATGGAAAAAGCAACGGATGTCATTATTGAAATCATTAAATTGACTAGTACAAAATAA